A window of Kineococcus sp. NBC_00420 genomic DNA:
GGACCGCTCGTCCAAGCCGGCGAGGACGTGGCGGGCCGCGAGCAGTCCGAGGCTCACCTCGTGCAGGGAGGTCAGCACGTCGGTCCCCGAGGCCCGTTCGCGCACCGCGGTGCGCAGGAGCTCGACCGCGTCGTCGGCACGGTCGAGGTAGAGGTCCTCCTTGCGCGGGAAGTGCTTGAACACCGTGACGCTGGAGACCCCCGCCTCTCGGGCGACCTCAGCGACGGTCACCGCGTCGAAACCGCGTTCGGCGAAGAGCCGGGCAGCGACCTCGGCGATCCTGGCGCGGGTCTGCGGCCCGCCGCGCTCACCTGTTCGGGGCATCACGGCCTCACTCTCTTGTGTGACTCTGCTTAGTCAGTTAACTTAGTTGATGTGACCATCCCCCAGACTGCCATCCGCAGTGAGCCCCGCCCCGCGCCCCGCTCGCTGCGCGAGGCGTGGATCGCCCTCGCCGGTCTCTCCGCCGTCTTCCTCTTCGAGATGCTCGACAACTCCATCCTCAACGTCGCCCTCCCCACGATCGGGCGCGACCTGCACGCCACGACGAGCTCGCTGCAGTGGATCGGCGGGGCCTACTCCGTCCTCTTCGGCGGCGCCATGCTGCTCTTCGGAGCCATCGCCGACCGGTTCGGGCGACGCCGGGTGATGCTCACCGGACTGGTCCTGCTCGCCGCGGCGAGCCTGGCCACCGCGTTCGTCTCGACCACCGGTGAGCTGATCGCCGTGCGGGCGGTGATGGGCGTGGCCGCGGCCATGACCACGCCCGGCTCGATGGCCCTGGCCTTCCGGCTCTTCTCCACCGACGACCTGCGCGTGCGGGCCCTCACCGTCATCTCCACCGCCGGCCTGGTCGGACTCGCCGTGGGCCCCACGGCAGGTGGTCTCGTCCTGACCGTCGCACCCTGGCAGGTGTTGCTGCTGGCCAACGTCCCCATCGCCGTGCTCGCCCTCGTCGGCATCCGCCTCGGTGTCGCCGCCGACACCGGCGCGGGTGTCGGCGCGGGTGTCGGCGCGGGTGTCGGCGGGGACCTGCACACGGACCCGATCGACGTCGCCGGCGCTGTGCTGGGCACCGCGACGATCGTCGCGGCCCTGCTCACCCCCACCCTCTTCGTCGCCGACGGCACTCGCTCGTGGGTGCCGTGGGTGGCCACCGCCCTGACGGTCCTGGCCGCGACCGCCTTCGTCCTGCGTGAACGGACCGCCGCTCACCCGCTGCTGGACCTGGCCCTGATCGCCCGCCCGCTCGTCGCCAGCGGACTGGCCTACAAGGCCGCCGCCGGCCTCGCCGTCGCCGGCTCGAACTACCTGGTGACGCTGCAGTTGCAGTTCGCCTGGGGCTGGCCTCCCACGGCCGCGGCGCTGGGGATGCTGCCCCAGGTCGCGGTGCTGCTGGCCGGTGGCCGCTTCGTCGGACCCTTCGTCGCCCGCGTCGGACTCGAGCGAGCCGCCTGGCTCAGCGCCACCGCCGTCGTCGCCGGCCTGGCCGTCTTCGCCCTCGCCGGCAGCTACGGCTACCCCGTCGTCGTCGCCGCCCTCGTGCTCGTGGCCGCCGGGATGCGCGTGGTCGGGGTCGTGGCCGGCAACAACGTCCTGCGCGGTCTACCCGCCGATCGGACCTCCGTCGGCGCGGCCCTGGTCGACACCTCCAGCGAACTCGCCACCGGCATCGGCATCGCCGCCACGGGCACGATCCTCGCCGCGCTGTTCACCGGTTCCCTCACCGCACCGACCTGGAGCACGACCCAGGTCGGGCAGTTCCAGCAGGCCCTCGAGATCGCCGGGCTCACCCTCACTCTCGCCGCTGCCGCCCTGGTCGCCCTCGGCGTCCACCGCTCCCGACGCGGCGCCGACAAGACCTCCACCACCCCCTCCGAAGAGAAGAGCGTCCAGTCGTGACCGCACCCAGCGCCCACCCGCCGTTCGACCCGGAGCTGGCGGTCTTCCTCACCGCGGTGCAGGCTCGCGGCCCGTTCACCCTCACCACCGAGATGCTTCCCCGGATGCGGGCTCTGGAGATCAGCCAGGACCAGCTCGACGCGGACCTGCGAGCCAAGGGCCTGGAGCGGCGCAGCGTCACCGTCCCCGGCCACCTCGGCGAACCCATCGACCTCGCGATCGTCCAGCGCGCCGGGCGCACCGGAACCGCCCCGTGCTTCTACGCCATCCACGGCGGCGGCATGATGTTCGGTCACCACCTCGGCAACCTCGACTCCTACGACGACTGGCTGCTCACCCACGACGTCGTCCTGATCAGCGTCGACTACCGCCTCGCCCCCGAACACCCCGACCCCTACCCCGTCGAGGACTGCTACGCCGGACTCGCCTGGACCGCAGCCCACGCCGAGGAGCTGGGGATCGACCCCGACCGCATCGTGCTCGTCGGGCAGAGCGCCGGCGGCGGCCTCGCTGCGGGAACCGCCCTGCTGGCCCGCGACCGCGGCGGCCCCGCGGTCCTGGCCCAGGTCCTGATCTCCCCGATGCTCGACGACAGCGACTCCACCGTCTCCACCCACCAGATCGACGGCGTCGGCGTCGCCGACCGCGCGATGACCCGCTTCGGGTGGAACGCCTACCTCGGAGAGCGCCGCGGCGGGAACGACGTGTCCGTCTACGCCGCCCCCGCCCGAGCCGACGACCTGTCCGGCCTGCCCCCGGCCTACCTCGACTGCGGCAGCGCAGAGGTGTTCCGCGACGAGACGGTCGCCTACGCGAGCACGTTGTGGGCCGCGGGGGTCCAGGCCGAGCTGCACGTCTGGCCCGGCGCCTTCCACGGCTTCACCAGCATGCAGCCGCGTGCCGCGTTGTCCCGGACCGCGGTTGCGGCACTGGCCACCTGGACCACCCGGCTCCTCGAACGCTGACGACGCCCGAGAACCTCACGGTCATCCCGCGAAGTGCGTGTCTGGCGAAGAGCGAGCGATGTGCTGGTGGCGAGCTGGCCGATGGTGATGGGTGGCATAGCCGTCAGCCCGCGGCGCTGCCACGGGGCTACTCGACGCCCAGGCTCACGGCGCTTCGAGCCATCGCACGCTCCAGTCCGCGCAGTTCACGACCTGCACACCTTCAGCCGTGATCACGATCAACGTTCTGCCTCCGCGCATCGTCGCCGTACCGCCGACGCGAAGGTCTTAGGGACGTTGCTCCAGAACCTCCCCGTCGTCGCTGAGCCGGATCAGGGAGTTCTTCCCCTCGAAGGTCTCACCGACCGCGACCCAGGTCCCCGTCACCGGGTCGTGGAGGACGAGACGGAAGTGCTCAGGCACCCTCGCTCGTTCTCGCCCGTCGGAGTCGAGGATCCGTAGAAACCCGTTGTCGGTGAACGCCAGGTGCTCCCCGTCGCCAGCCGCGAACCAGACCGGACCCGGTCCGGTCGCGATCCGGGGCCCCAGCGGATCCAGCGAACCGTCCAGCAGGCGGCACCAACCACCACCCACTCCCAGCGAGAGGTCCGAAGTCAGCGCGATCACCCTCAACACCCCTCGCAGGGAACGCACCTCCTCCCCGGTGGCTGCCTCCAGCACGCGGGTGGCCCTGCGGAGGTGAGTGACGACCACACGACCTCCAGCCAGAGCAGTCACGGCCTCCACGTTCGTGCGGCTGCGGTCCTGCCACAGCCGCTGACCCGTCAGGTCGTAGCCGCACACACCGTGGCGTTCCCAGGCGCCGGCGACCACCACGGGGTGCTCACCGGGTACCAGTGCACCCCGCCAACCGCCGTAGTCCCAGATGGTCTCGAACGTGGCGCAGTGCGCGGCACGTTCCAGCGACCAGACGTCCACGAGCCCCTTGTGGCGGGCGGTGACCAGGAGGTCCTCTTCCCACGGCGCCGCGGCGACCTGGCGCAGGTCGATCACCAGCGTTCACCGTCTGCGAGCCCGTTGAAGATCATGCCAGTGAGTCTGTCCCAGGGGTCCGACAACGAGGTCGCCGCGGGACTCGAAGCTCTTCCTCGACCGTCGAGGTGCGCCGGCGGGACGGGCCGCGGTTCCACCGAGGCAGCGGACTTCAGGGTCGTTCCGCGGTACGGGCGGGCGTCGGAGGCCGGGAACCTCGCGCTCACGCCGAGGAGCACGGAATGCGGGTGAGGGAAGCAGTTCCGTCTGCCAGCCTGGTCACCGTGGTCCACGACGACGGAGCAGTCCGACCCGCGACCGCAACGGTCGGCCCGGGGCCGCGTGGATGAGCACCGCCCACGACCTCGGTCCAGTACCGACCCGCCTCAGCGTCGAGACCGACCTGGTCCACCAGCTCATCGCCGAGCAGTTTCCCCACTGGGCCGACCTGCCGGTGCGCCCGGTGGCCGACGGCGGCTGGGACAACTTCACCTTCCACCTCGGTTCGGACATGTCGGTGCGCCTGCCCAGTGCCACCGAGTACGCCCTCGCCGTGGACAAGGAGCACCGCTGGTTGCCCCGCCTCGCAACGCAGCTCCCGTTGCCCATCTCCACTCCGCTGGCACGAGGCCGACCCGGCCACGGCTACCCCTTCGCCTGGTCGGTGTACCGGTGGCTGCCCGGGGACCCGGTGACCGCCGACCGCATCGCTGACGGCGGCATCGGCGCTGAGGGCGACCCGGTCCGCTTCGCCCTCGACCTCGCCGACTTCCTCACCGCCTTGCAGCAGATCGACCCCACCGACGGGCCGGCTCCCGGCACGCACAACTGGTTCCGCGGCGGCACGCTGCGCACCTACGACGCGACGACCCAGAACGCGCTGCAGACCCTCGAGGGTCGCCCCGACGTGGACATCGACGTCGAGTTGGCCCGCGCCGTGTGGGCCAGTGCGCTCGACGCACGGTGGAACCGCGTGCCGGTCTGGTTCCACGGCGACATCGCTGCCGGCAACCTGCTGCTGCGTGAGGGCCGGCTGGGTGCGGTCATCGACTTCGGCACCTGCGGGGTCGGTGACCCCGCCTGCGACCTCGCCGGGGCGTGGACGTTGCTGGGCACCGCAGCCCGGGTGGCCTTCCGCGACCGGATGGACGTCGACGAAGGTACGTGGGCTCGAGGGCGCGGCTGGGCGCTGTGGAAGACCCTGGCCACCTACGTCGGAGTCCTCGACGAGGATGCAGGAGCAGCCGCCGGGGCTCAGCGCGTCCTCGACGCGATCCTCACCGAGTACGGGGTCACCAGCTGAGCCCTTGCAGGCGCGCATGGGCTGACGACCTCACGGTCATCCCGCGATCTGGGCAGGATCACGGCTGTTCGCGATCCGCCGGGCAGGTCCCAGGCACAGAGGGGCCGCCAGCGACCGCTCACGCAGCCGACCTCGCCGTCAGGGCCGTGCCCTCGACGTCGAGGGTCGGCAACCACCGCAACCACCGCGGCATCCACCACGCCGCCCGGCCGAGCAACGACAACGCCGCCGGCACCGCGACCATCCGGACGACCACGGCGTCGGCGAGGATCCCGACGGCCAGCGCGAAGGCGATGGGTTTGATCGTCGAGTCGCCCTGCGGGACGAACCCCGCGAACACCGCGAACATGATCGCCGCGGCGGCCACCACGACGGGTGCCGCCTGCCGGAACCCGGTGCGGACGGCCTGCACGGGATCGGCGCCGTGGGCGTGCGCCTCGTGCATCCGGGAGACCAGGAACACCTGGTAGTCCATCGCGAGGCCGAAGAGGATCCCGACGACGATGATCGGCGCGAGGCTCAGCAGGGGGCCGGTGCTCTCGGCCCGCACGATCTGCTTCAGCCAGCCCCACTGGAACACCGCGGTCGTCGCGCCGAGCGCGGCGCCGATGGTCAGGAGGAACCCCAGGACCCCGACGACGGGCACCAGGATCGAGCGGAAGACCAGCACCAGCAGGACGAACGCGAGCCCGACGACCAGCACGAGGTACACCGGCAGTGCGTCGGACAGCGTGCTGGAGACGTCGACGCTCACCGCGGTCTGGCCGGTGACGTAGGCGGTGGTTCCCGAGGGGTCCCCGGCGATGAGGTCGCGCATCCGGTGCACGAGGTCGGTGGTGGCCGTGTCGTCCGGGGCGGTGGTGGGGACGACGGTGACGAGGGCGGCGCTCCCGTCCCGGTTCGGGGTGGGCGGTGCGGCGAAGGCGACTCCCGGCAGCGCGCGGAGTTCCGTGCTCAGCGCGGTCGCGCGGTCGACCACGCCGGCTCCCTCCCCGTCGCCGTGGACGAGGACGACGATCGGTCCGCTGACCCCCGCGCCGAAGCGGTCGGAGAGGATCTGCTGCGCCTTCGCCTGGGTGCTGCCGTCGGGCCACGCGGTGCTCAACGTGGTCTGCATCGAGGTGACCGGGATCGCGACGACCCCGAGGGCCACGACGGCCAGCACCAGGCTGACCCAGCGCCGGGTCGTCACGGTCCGACCCCACGTCGCGAACAGCCCCGTGCGTTCGGTGCCGTCCGGGACGTGCGGTGGCGCCACGTGGCGGCCGCCGCTGTGCTCGAGGGCCTTGCGGGCCGAGCGCGGCAGCGCCCGCAGCCCGACGAACCCGAGCGCCGCGGGGACGAGGGTGAGGGCGATGAGCACCGCGACGACGACCGTCGCGGCGGCGGCGATCCCCATCTCGGTGAGGAACGGGATGCCGGCCACGGCGAGACCGGCGAGCGCGATGACCACGGTCACCCCGGCGGTCAGGACCGCCGACCCCGCGGTCCCCACGGCCAGCGGGACGGCCTCGGCCACGCTGCGCCCGTCGAGGAGTTCCTGCCGGAAGCGGGTGACGATGAACAGCGCGTAGTCGATGCCGACGGCGAGGCCCAGCATGATCGCGAGGATCGGCGTCGTGGACTGCAGGTCGACGAAACCCGTGAGGGTGGTGATCCCGAGCGCGCCGATCCCGACGCCGACGACGGCCGTCAGCAGGTTCATCCCCGCGGCGACGAGCGAGCCGTAGGTGATGGCGAGGACGACGAGCGCGACGACGACACCGATGACCTCGGCGGGTCCGCCGAGTTCGGAGACCCCCTGCGTGACCTCGCCCGTCACCTCCGCGTCCAGGCCCGCGGCCCGGGCGTGCGCGACGGCGGCGAGCAGTTCCTCGCGTTCGGACGCGGTGACCTCCGACGCCTGCACCGGGTAGCTGACCGTGCTGTAGGCGGCGCGCAGGTCGGGGGAGACGACGGGGTTCGCGGCGTCGAGCGGGTTGCTCGCGCCCGCGACCCCGTCGAGGCCGTTGAGCTCCTGGATGGCGGCGAGGACCTTCGCCGAGTTCTCCGCCGAGGTGATCTGCTGACCCTCGGGCACCTCGAAGACGACCTGGGCCGATCCGCCGTTCGCGGTGTCGCCGAACTCCTCCCCGATGAGGCGCAGCGCGGTCGTCGACTCCTGGCCGGGGATCTCGAAGGAGTTCACCGTCTTCCCCGACAGGGTGGCGGCGCCGACCCCGGTCAGGGCGAGGAGCAGGACCCAGACGGCCACGACGAGGCCGCGGCGGCGGAACGCGCCGGCTCCGAGGCGGTGCAGGAAGGTCGCCATCTCAGTTCTCCTCGGCGGTGTGCCCGAGCGCGGCGAGCGCAGCGGTGATCAGGTGGGGGCGGACGGTCGCGGCGTCGAGGTCGCGGAAGGCGAGCGAGGTGACGGCGAGCCCGCTGACGGCGGTGGTGATCCGCACGCCGCGGTCCAGGACGGCGGCGCTGGGCGGTTGCTCGCTCTTGACGATCTCCGTGCCGAAGGAGCGGAACAGCACCTCGCCGAGGTGGTCCAACCGGTCGGAGGACAGCGCCCCCTGGCTGATCGTCGTCAGCATGAAGGAGACGAGCCCGGGACGTCGCTCGGCGAGGGCGACGAGGGCTTCGACCACGGTCCGGTCGCGCCCGGGACCGGTCGGGAGGTCCGTCACCTGGGTGGCGATGCGCTCGAAGTGCCCGACCGTGTGCGCCACGGTCGCCTCCTCCAGCGCCTCCTTGCTCGGGAAGCGGTGCAGCAGACCGGTCTTGGAGTAGCCGACCGCGTCGGCCACCCGCTGCACCGAGGTCTGCTCGATCCCGTGGCGGGCGAACAGCGCCGCCGCCGCCTCGAGGATCTCCTCGTCGATCTGTTCCTTCGTCAACCGGGGCACCCGACCACTGTAGACCGGTGTGGACCGAGTCGGTCGCACAAGGACCGGTTCGGTCCATCGCGGGCGGTGGGTCGTGTCGGAGGTGAGGCCTACCCTTGACCCACGATGAGCACTCTCTTCGACGACCTCCCGCTGGGCCCCTCCTCGAGCGGCGACCCGAACGGCGGCAGGACCGCGCCGACCCCGCGCCGGGGGGCGGACCCGGCTGCCCTGCTCGAGGGGCTGAACCCGCAGCAGCACCAGGCCGTCGTGCACGCGGGGTCTCCGCTGCTGATCGTCGCGGGCGCCGGCTCGGGCAAGACGCGGGTCCTGACCCACCGCATCGCCTACCTGCTCGCCGAGGGCCGTGCCACCGCCGGGCAGGTCCTCGCGATCACCTTCACCAACAAGGCCGCCGCCGAGATGCGCGAACGCGTGGCCGCCCTGGTGGGCGACCAGGTCGGTGTGAACGTGGGGATGGGGTCCCGCAGCATGTGGGTCTCGACCTTCCACTCCGCCTGCGTGCGCATCCTGCGCCGCGAGGCCCAGCACCTGGGGATGCGGACGTCGTTCTCGATCTACGACTCCGCCGACTCCCAGCGGCTCATGGCGATGGTCGGCCGCGAGCTGCAGCTGGACCCGAAGAAGCACGCGCCGCGGGCGATGTCGACGATGGTGTCGAACCTCAAGAACGAGCTCGTCGACGAGGAGACCTTCTTCGACCGGGCGAACTCCGAGAGCGGCAACGAGACCGAACGCGTCCTCGCGAAGGCCTACCGGATGTACCAGCAGCGGCTGCGCCAGGCCAACGCCATGGACTTCGACGACCTGATCATGTCCACGGTGCACCTCCTGCAGGCCTTCCCGGACGTCGCGGAGCACTACCGCCGACGCTTCCGCCACGTGCTGGTCGACGAGTACCAGGACACCAACCACGCGCAGTACATGCTGGTGAAGGAACTCGTCGGCACCGGTGAGGGCCCCGTCCCGCGCGGGGAGCTGACCGTCGTCGGTGACGCGGACCAGTCGATCTACGCCTTCCGCGGCGCGACGATCCGCAACATCGTCGAGTTCGAGCAGGACTACCCGGACGCGACGACGGTGCTGCTGGAGCAGAACTACCGCTCGACGCAGAACATCCTGACCGCGGCCAACGAGGTCATCAAGCTCAACGACGACCGCCGGCCGAAGAACCTCTGGACGGCCTCGGGCGCGGGGGAGCAGATCGTCGGGTACGTCGCCGACGACGAGCACGACGAAGCCGCCTTCGTCGCCGAGGAGGTCGACCGCCTCCACGACGCGGGATCGCTGAAGTACAAGGACGTCGCCGTCTTCTACCGGACGAACGCGCAGTCGCGTTCGCTGGAGGAGGTCTTCATCCGCACCGGGCTGCCCTACAAGGTGGTCGGCGGGACGCGCTTCTACGAGCGCAGGGAGGTCAAGGACGCCGTCGCCTACCTGCGCGTCCTCGACAACCCCGACGACACGGTGAACATGCGCCGCGTCCTCAACACCCCCAAGCGCGGGATCGGCGAACGGGCCGAGGCCGCGATCGTGGTGCTGGCCGAACGCGAGCGGATCGGCTTCAACGCCGCGCTGGACCGCGCCGACGAGGCGATCGGTCTGGTGTCGCGCTCCCTGAACGCGATCCAGGGTTTCGCCCAGCTGATCCACGACCTGCGCACGCTGGCGGAGTCGGGGGCCGCCCCCTCCGTGGTGCTCGAGGCGATCCTGGAGCAGAGCGGTTACCTCGCCGAACTCCGGGCGAGCTCGGACCCGCAGGACGAGTCCCGGGTGGAGAACCTCTCCGAACTCGTCGCGGTGGCCGAGGAGTTCTCCGAGGACAACCCCGAGGGGACCCTCTCGGACTTCCTGGAACGCGTCTCCCTCGTGGCCGACGCCGACCAGATCCCTGCCGGTGCCGAGGACGACGGTGTCGTGACGCTCATGACGCTGCACACGGCGAAGGGGCTGGAGTTCCCCGTCGTGTTCCTCACCGGCATGGAGGACGGGACCTTCCCGCACATGCGCTCCCTCGGGGACCCCGACCAGCTGGCCGAGGAACGTCGCCTCGCCTACGTCGGCCTGACCCGGGCGCGCGAACGGCTCTACCTGTCCCGCTCGGCCGTCCGGAGCGCCTGGGGCGCACCGCAGCAGTACCCGCCGTCACGGTTCCTCGACGAGGTCCCCGCGACGCTGGTCGAGTGGAAGCGTGCGCAGTCGGCGTTCCAGAACGTCGCCTCCCCGAGCGCCGCGTCGCGGATCTCCCAACGCCCGGGGGTGCGTTCCGCCGGCAACCGGCCGGTCATCACCCTGAACCCCGGCGACCGGGTGACGCACGACTCCTTCGGCCTCGGCACCGTCGTGCGCATGGAGGGCGAGGGCGACAAGACCATCGCGCACATCGACTTCCGGTCCGAGGGGACGAAACGGCTGCTGCTCAGGTACGCGCCGGTCGAGAAGCTCTGACCACGGACGCCACCTCGCGGGGACGTTCCAGCGGCAGCAGGTGACCCGCCCCGGGCAACGTCACGAACGTCGCCCGGGGGTAGGCCACCCCGTTCAGCTCCCGCTGGGCGTTCTCGCCCAGGTCACCGTCCGCACCGCCCGCCACGAGGACCGCGGGCAGGTCGAGGACCCCGACCCGCTCGGACCAGTCCTCCCGCGACCCGAACTCCAGCCAGTTCCGCCAGGCCAGCGGGGAGGAGCGGAGCAGGTCGGTGACGGCGCGTTCCGCGGCCGCGAGTTCCAGGGGTCCGCCCACGTTCGTCGCGACGAACTCACTGGCGGCGGCGGCGTCCAGCGGGCCGTCCTGCACCCAGGACAGCATGAGCGCCCGGCGTTCCTCCGCCATCGGCTCGGGGACCGGCGGGGAGCCGGCGAGCAGGAGCACCCCCGAAGGGGGTGGGAGTTCCCCGGCGAGCGCCCGCGCCGCGACGACGGATGCGATCTTCCCGCCCATGCTGTGCCCCAGCAGGATCCAGTCGTCGTCCACCGCCGAGAGCCGCTGCACGACGTGGTCGGCCATCGCCCGTACCGAGGTCCCGAGTTCCACCGGTGCGTCGCCGAAACCCGGCAGGTCGAGCGCGCGGAGCTCGAACTCCGGACCGAGTTCCGCGGCCAGCGCGTCGAAGGCGAGGCGGCTCGACCCGAGGGCGTGCAGACAGACGACAGTGGTGCTCACAGCGCCCATCCTCGGGGCGGAACGGGTGACCGGCGCGTCGGAGCGGCGCTGCGGGCTACTGCCCGAACGTGTACCGCAGGTTCGCGTTGATCAGCTGGTTCACCCGGCGACGCAGGTGCCCCAGCGACGACGGCTCGGGGAGCTGGTCCTCGACCAGCAGGGTCCACCGCAGGTCCGTCCCCTGGTGAGCCGCGTCCCACGGCAGCTCGAAGCGGAGCCGCGCGTCGGGTCGGACGGGCCACAGCGACGACCACACGAGGAGGTGGGGCGCGTCGACGGTCAGGACCTCGGGTCGCTGCTCGTCGTGGAGCAGCTCCAGCCAGGGGCGGTGCGGGTCGCGGTCCGGAGCGAGCAGCGCCTCGCAGACGACGTGCGGGGGCGCGGGCTGGTTCCTGCGGCGGGATCCGGCCTCGAGCACCCTCCTAGCTGGGGTGGGTGCGCCGGAGGGCATCGTGTCGCAGCGCCGCGTGCACGCCCCACGTCTCGTTCGCGACCTGGGTGATGCGCAGGTCCACGCAGGCGCTGAGCAGGGCGAACGTCGTCGACCGGTCGAGGTCGAGTTCCGCGGCGACCCACGTCACCATGTCGTCGAGCGCCGCGTCCGTCGCGGCGTTGAGGTCCGCGTCGAAGCCGAAGGTCAGCCGCTCGGTCGGGGTCGTGGCGTGCACGGAGGGTAGGGCGGGCACCGCGACGACGGAGACCGTGAGGTCGGTGGTCGTGCCGCACTCCACGGCCGTCCCGCAGACCTCGCCGTCGCCCTGGGCCGCGTGCCCGTCGCCGAGGCAGAGCAACGCGCCGGGGACGTGGACGGGCAGGAACAACGTCGAGCCGGCGACGAGGGAGCGGCAGTCGATGTTGCCGCCGTGCCCGGGGCGCGGCGGGGTCGTCGAGTGCTGGCCCGGTTCGGCCGGGGTCGTGCCGATGACGCCGAGGAAGGGGGCGGTGTCCACCGTGAACCCCAGCTGGTTCGTCGCCGTGCGCGCGTCGTCGTCGATGTCCCACAACAGGTCCGCGCGCTCCGTGATGCCCAGGCGCACGTTCAGCGGGCTGTCCACCGCGCCGGCGGACGTCCACCCCCACCCCGACGTGGTGATCGAGTGCAGGGTGACGGCCAGGACGTCCCCCGGGCGCGCACCCCGCACGGAGACCGGCCCGACGAGGCAGTGCCCGCGGGCGCCCTCGAGGCGACGGGGCGTGGGGGCCCCGGGGTGTTCCGGTCGCCGGAGGTAGCCGCAGGCGTCGAGCGCCTCGACGGTG
This region includes:
- a CDS encoding acetamidase/formamidase family protein, producing MDATPTDVFDPALEPALVVDDGERFTVEALDACGYLRRPEHPGAPTPRRLEGARGHCLVGPVSVRGARPGDVLAVTLHSITTSGWGWTSAGAVDSPLNVRLGITERADLLWDIDDDARTATNQLGFTVDTAPFLGVIGTTPAEPGQHSTTPPRPGHGGNIDCRSLVAGSTLFLPVHVPGALLCLGDGHAAQGDGEVCGTAVECGTTTDLTVSVVAVPALPSVHATTPTERLTFGFDADLNAATDAALDDMVTWVAAELDLDRSTTFALLSACVDLRITQVANETWGVHAALRHDALRRTHPS
- a CDS encoding alpha/beta fold hydrolase gives rise to the protein MSTTVVCLHALGSSRLAFDALAAELGPEFELRALDLPGFGDAPVELGTSVRAMADHVVQRLSAVDDDWILLGHSMGGKIASVVAARALAGELPPPSGVLLLAGSPPVPEPMAEERRALMLSWVQDGPLDAAAASEFVATNVGGPLELAAAERAVTDLLRSSPLAWRNWLEFGSREDWSERVGVLDLPAVLVAGGADGDLGENAQRELNGVAYPRATFVTLPGAGHLLPLERPREVASVVRASRPART